In Verrucomicrobiota bacterium, the sequence ACGGCGTGAGCGAGGTCCTCCCAGATCTCCTGGCTGCTCAAAAGCGCTTCCTTCCGCAGACTTCGCAACTCGGCCAGATGCTCGGCGGCTTCGATGAAACGCTGCTTCTCGGAAACGGCCGCCGGGCGTCCCAAAGCTGACTCGAACAGGTGGTTGATTCGAGATTCCAGCGAATCCTCGGTGTGAGCGATGAGCTGGCGCGACCATCGCTCTGCCTGCTGCAGCACGAACGGATCGTTCAACAACGCCAACGACTGCGCCGGCACATTCGCCGTGTCGCGGCGGCCCTGGCAAACCTTCCCGCCCGCAATGTTGAACGCGCTCAGAAACTTGGGCGTCTCCATCAAGTTGACTTTGACATAGACGCTGCGGCGGCCCAGCCCATCCAGCGGGCCGGCAAAAAGCCGGCGGTCGGCGTTCTCCTTTTCGCGATACGGCTGGACGCTCAGACCGTGCATCGAGAGGTTCAAGCGTCCTGAAACGGACAGAATGCAGTCGCGAATAACCTCGGCCTCCATCCGGCGCGCCGGATAATGCTGGAGCAAACGATTCTGCGGATCGATCTCCCGCGCGGCCGGCGCCGGCCGCGCGGAGAACTGAAACGTGCGCGCCAGAACAATGGATCGAATCAGGCGTTTGACGGACCAATCCTCGCGCGCGAATTGGCCGGCCAGATAGTCCAGCAGTTCCGGGTGCGACGGTTGGTCGCCGAGTTGTCCGAAGTCATCCACCGTGCGCACCAATCCTTCGCCGAACAAATGTTTCCAGACGCGGTTCACCATCACGCGGGCGGTCAGGGGATTGTTCGAGCTGGCGATCCGTCCGGCCAATTGCAGGCGACCGCTGCCTTCGGCATGGAAATCACTCGATTCGTCTTTGCGTCTGGGGTGGCCCACCGGCAATTTCTTGACCGCGGATTTCACGGATTTCGCGGATCGAGAAGCGCTCTTGTCCGTGTGATCCGTGTAATCCGAATCAGATTCGTGGGGAGATGATAGGGTGGGCCCTTGTAGGGTGGCAAAATGGCTCTCGATCACTTTCAGGTACCCGCGAGGAACTGGATCAGCCGGCTTGGTGCAGTCGCCGCGTACCAACATGGGTTGATCGAAGCCCGGGCCAAAGTCCGCCACTCCCGGCGCGACGCGAGGCACCGGCAGCGCGTGTTCCAGCCTTCGATACTCGGCCATCAACTCTTGGAGGCGTGGCGACTCGTCCGGCCGATTGCGGACCAGGCCGTTTTTCACCAGGAAATCGAGCCACGCCGCGTCGTCAGCCGTGGCCACGTCGTTTCGCCAGCGATCGACCGCTTCGAAGATGCGTTGCCGGTAGCGATTCGCGACCGCGTCCACACTCGCTGGTTCCGGCTCAGACCAAAGGCTCGTCAAATGCGTGAGCTCCGGTTTGGGCGGGGCATCCGTGGAATGAATCACCACGCGCGTGATTCCAAACCAGGAGCGAGGGTCCTCCGCGGCCTTCTCCCAAGGCAGTTTGTAATTGGCTTTGTCGCCGCCCAGCGCGCTGAGTTGGTCTGGAAATTTTGGATTATCGAACATCGTCATCACCTCGGCATAGACGCGCACGCTCTCTGCGTCGGGCGGGGGTGAAAACGTGACCCATTGAAACGCGGTGTTGGTGAGCGCCCGGTAGTTCTGGTAGTTGAGCTGGCAGTTGTTGGAAACGAGCCGCACGGCGCTGCTTCGGCGGCCCATGACTTGAAAACTAATCCTGGCGACCCCGTTGGTAAACAGCGGCGAGCGCAACGTGCCGTTCAGCTTTTGGGAAACGAGGTGCGTGTAAACTCCGGAGGGCAGCACCATTTCGATGGCCGCGTCGACGTCGCTGTGCAAAGTGAAACCACCGGAGCGGGCGTGGCCACTGGGAAGACCTTGTCCACCGACGCGCCACGCACTGAAACTGCCAGACCTGAAATCCGCGTATTCGAGGAAGTTCGTCCGATTGAAGTCGGCGCGCTCCTTTTCTTCGCGCGCGAATTTGGCTGCGACGTCCTTCCAGAGGTCGCGGAATGACTTTCCATCATTCTGATTCGTGGGATGCAGTGCCCGCCAGAGTGACAGCGGCTCTTCGAGCGCGGCCGTGTTGTTGGTTAGCGCCTTGAGCCAATTCTGCAGACGCGATGGATCGAGATTTACCGCTCGATTATTTGCGGCGCTGTCCTGGTTTCTGACGCCGTGTTCCCCTTTACCCCGGCCCTCTCCCTGGGGGAGAGGGAGAACGCTGTCGGTGTCAGAGGTTTGACGACGATTCGACGAATTTTCCTGCGCGGCGACTCCTCGCTCCCTCTCCCGTCCTGCGGACACCCTCTCCCCCTCGGAGGGGGGGAGGGACGGGGTGAGGGGGAGCGCTGCGGACGATCCATTAGCTTTCGTTTGTCTGTGAGACGGGACGCTGGGCTGCGCCAGCAGCAAATACAAGTGGACATCCTCTGCGTCTTGCAACCATAGCTTCGCGATTTCTCCGCGAATGGCGGGCTTCAGTTCCGTCAGTTTCTGGATCGTTGCGGCGTTGGCGTCCGGCGCATCGATCGTGTGGCTGACCTGCCTGGAGCTTCGGAGGATTCCCAGCAACGCGTGGTAATCCTTCATCGAAACCGCATCGATCTTGTGGTCGTGGCAGCGGGCGCACGCCACGGTGGTGGCCTGAAATGCCTTCGTGAGCGTATCGATCTGATTATCTGCGAGATCATACCCGATCTGACGCAGCCCGATGCAATCGTCATGATTGACTTCGCCAAAGCGATAGAACGCCGTCCCGATGACCGACTCGTTGAATCGTTCCTCCCGATTCCACCGGGGATTCGGGAGCAGATCACCCGCGATGTGCTCGCGAACGAATTGGTCGTAAGGCAAGTCCTGGTTGAACGCGCGGATGACGTAGTCGCGGTACCGCCAGGCATGGTGAACTTCATAGTTCCACTCGTTGCCGTGGGTTTCGGAAAACCGGACGACGTCCAGCCAATGCCTCGCCCAGCGTTCGCCAAAGTGCGGCGAGGCCAGGAGCCGGTCCACCAACTCTTCATACGCGCTTGGCGATTGGTTCTTCAGAAACGCCCGCGTTTCCTCCGGAGTGGGCGGAAGTCCCGTGAGAACGAGCGCGAGCCGCCGAATCAGTGTGGGCTTGCCGGCCTCCTCAGCCGGGGCCAGTTTGGCCAATTCCAGTTTGGAGAGAATAAACCGATCGATCGGATGGTGGGACCAAGAGGCGTTGCGAACTTCCGGGACGGAGATCCGTTTGACCGGCTGCAAGCTCCACCAGTTTCTGCGCTGCGCCAGGGTTTCTTCCCAGGAGAGCGTTGGACTTTCGGCCGCATATCCGACCGCGGCACGCGTCACCCAGAGCAGTACTGAAGCGACCGTTAGGAACCATCTCGGTCTGATAACCGCGGATAGCGCGGATGGGCGCGGATGAAGATCGAGTTGTGAAGGCCGAGATGGGTGGAACGGGCTACCAGCCCGTCTTCGGCGGCAACCTGTCGCCGAATGGAGACCGGTTGGCAGGGTACTGCAACCGTTCCAGATTCTCCCAGCCGGTTTTGACGCCTTTACGCTGGTGATCGGCAGTTCATCCGGTTGGCTCGGCGCGATTAACATGATTGAGTGACGATAGCCCAGTCTTCTTCGACCGACAATTCACATTATCCTCTGCCCATGTACGGCATCTGCGTGGCCATGACGGTCAGGAACGGGACGTTGGCGTCCAGAGGAAGGCTCGCCATGTACACCACGGCTCGCGCGGCATGATCCACGTCCATCGTCGGCTCGGCTTTAATCGAGCCGTCCGCCTGCCGCACGCCGCGTTTCATGCGGTCGGTCATCTCGGTCGCGGCGTTGCCGATGTCGATCTGGCCGCAGGCAATATCGAACTTGCGGCCGTCCAGGGCCGTGGATTTGGTGAGACCGGTGATCGCGTGTTTCGTGGCGGTGTAAGGCGCGGAGTTCGGACGCGGCGAGTGGGCGGAAATGGAGCCGTTGTTGATAATCCGCCCGCCGCGAGGCTGCTGGTTCTTCATCATCTTGAACGCCTCCTGCGTGCAGAGGAAAGCGCCAGTCAGGTTGACCGCCACAACGCCTTGCCACTGCTCGAAAGACAGGTCCTCCAAGGCAACTGAAGGCGCGCCGATGCCCGCGTTGTTGAACAGCAAATCCAGCCGGCCAAACGCCTCCTTTGTCCGGGCAAACAAAGCCTGGACACTCGTGGGTTGCGTGACGTCGGTGGGAACTGCCAGCGCGCGCGCGCCGGCCGTCCCGGCGAGTTTGACGGTGTCCTGCAACGGTTCGGCGCGGCGGCCTGCCAGGACGACAGAATAACCTTCCTGCAAAAGCGCGAGGGATGCGCTCCGCCCAATGCCGGACCCGGCTCCAGTAACGATGGCGATTTTCAAGGCGTTGTCGCGGTAAACCTATCGGCTTCCGCTCCCGGTTGAAAGTGTGTTTAAGGCTGGGAAAGGCTGGGCTGCGAGTCTCAGTCTGCTTTAGTTGGATCTCCGCTCGACCCAAAGATCCTTGTGCCAGGCGTGCAGGAAAATCGCACCCGTGCCCTCGCGATGATAGAACTTGTAACTGCCATCCGCGCTGCTGGGGCGGGCCAGAACGATCCGCTCCAACTTTTCCGCCAACTGGGCCCAATCCGGAATAAGGTCGATGAAGTCCTGTAAATCGCGCTTGCTCACCACGTGACGGAAGTCCCGTCCTGGCGATTCTCGGTCCACAACGTGCCCCAGCCACGGAGTCGGCATGTGCCGATTCTTTCGCTGAACGCCACCATCTTTGACCTTTGTCGCCGTGCGCCTGTTGATCATCGGTTGCATCGAAAGGATTTGGCAGAGGGAAGCGGAGATTGCAACAGGATCATACACGGAGGCCTCAGTGGAGCGATTCGGCCTCGCAAGCCAATGTCCATAGACGAAAGGCTTGGCGGGAGCCTCGCCCCACCGTGGTTAACTGAAGGCTGACACGGAGTGACGGGCGGGACTGATTCCTTTTGCGCTTTTGGACGTTTTGAAGCAGTCTTCCGACGATTCCAATCCAATTGTTCCATGAAAACACCCACCGCCTCTTCATCCCAACCATCGCACAGTCTAGCGTTGCTTTGTTCGCTCGCGCTGTCACTGCCGCTCATTGCGGCCGAGTCCATCGTCCCGCAGGGAGCGCAGATAGAGAAACTGTTTGATGGCATCGTCCTCACGGAAGGCGTGGCCGTGGCGCCGGACGGACTGGTCTATTTCAGCGACATCACTTTTTCCCACGTGGCTCGCGACGAAAAGGGCGCCATTCACGCCGGCCACATCTGGCGGTTCGATCCGCGCACCGGGAAGACGACGATCTTCCGCTCACCCAGCGGCATGTCGAACGGGATCAAGTTCGATGCAGGCGGGAACATGCTCGTCTGCGAAGGCGCGGATTACGGCGGCCGCCGAGTCACGCGCACCGACATGAAGACTGGCATGAGTTACATTATCGCCGGGCTGTTCGAAGGCCG encodes:
- a CDS encoding DUF1553 domain-containing protein; amino-acid sequence: MLIAPSQPDELPITSVKASKPAGRIWNGCSTLPTGLHSATGCRRRRAGSPFHPSRPSQLDLHPRPSALSAVIRPRWFLTVASVLLWVTRAAVGYAAESPTLSWEETLAQRRNWWSLQPVKRISVPEVRNASWSHHPIDRFILSKLELAKLAPAEEAGKPTLIRRLALVLTGLPPTPEETRAFLKNQSPSAYEELVDRLLASPHFGERWARHWLDVVRFSETHGNEWNYEVHHAWRYRDYVIRAFNQDLPYDQFVREHIAGDLLPNPRWNREERFNESVIGTAFYRFGEVNHDDCIGLRQIGYDLADNQIDTLTKAFQATTVACARCHDHKIDAVSMKDYHALLGILRSSRQVSHTIDAPDANAATIQKLTELKPAIRGEIAKLWLQDAEDVHLYLLLAQPSVPSHRQTKANGSSAALPLTPSLPPSEGERVSAGRERERGVAAQENSSNRRQTSDTDSVLPLPQGEGRGKGEHGVRNQDSAANNRAVNLDPSRLQNWLKALTNNTAALEEPLSLWRALHPTNQNDGKSFRDLWKDVAAKFAREEKERADFNRTNFLEYADFRSGSFSAWRVGGQGLPSGHARSGGFTLHSDVDAAIEMVLPSGVYTHLVSQKLNGTLRSPLFTNGVARISFQVMGRRSSAVRLVSNNCQLNYQNYRALTNTAFQWVTFSPPPDAESVRVYAEVMTMFDNPKFPDQLSALGGDKANYKLPWEKAAEDPRSWFGITRVVIHSTDAPPKPELTHLTSLWSEPEPASVDAVANRYRQRIFEAVDRWRNDVATADDAAWLDFLVKNGLVRNRPDESPRLQELMAEYRRLEHALPVPRVAPGVADFGPGFDQPMLVRGDCTKPADPVPRGYLKVIESHFATLQGPTLSSPHESDSDYTDHTDKSASRSAKSVKSAVKKLPVGHPRRKDESSDFHAEGSGRLQLAGRIASSNNPLTARVMVNRVWKHLFGEGLVRTVDDFGQLGDQPSHPELLDYLAGQFAREDWSVKRLIRSIVLARTFQFSARPAPAAREIDPQNRLLQHYPARRMEAEVIRDCILSVSGRLNLSMHGLSVQPYREKENADRRLFAGPLDGLGRRSVYVKVNLMETPKFLSAFNIAGGKVCQGRRDTANVPAQSLALLNDPFVLQQAERWSRQLIAHTEDSLESRINHLFESALGRPAAVSEKQRFIEAAEHLAELRSLRKEALLSSQEIWEDLAHAVFNLKEFIFIP
- a CDS encoding SDR family oxidoreductase, with product MKIAIVTGAGSGIGRSASLALLQEGYSVVLAGRRAEPLQDTVKLAGTAGARALAVPTDVTQPTSVQALFARTKEAFGRLDLLFNNAGIGAPSVALEDLSFEQWQGVVAVNLTGAFLCTQEAFKMMKNQQPRGGRIINNGSISAHSPRPNSAPYTATKHAITGLTKSTALDGRKFDIACGQIDIGNAATEMTDRMKRGVRQADGSIKAEPTMDVDHAARAVVYMASLPLDANVPFLTVMATQMPYMGRG
- a CDS encoding SMP-30/gluconolactonase/LRE family protein, with the translated sequence MKTPTASSSQPSHSLALLCSLALSLPLIAAESIVPQGAQIEKLFDGIVLTEGVAVAPDGLVYFSDITFSHVARDEKGAIHAGHIWRFDPRTGKTTIFRSPSGMSNGIKFDAGGNMLVCEGADYGGRRVTRTDMKTGMSYIIAGLFEGRPFNAPNDVTIDEKGRIYFSDPRYLGYETIDQPVMAVYRIDLDGSIHRIITDAGKPNGVCVSPDQKTLYVVSNDNGATGFERLNKG